Proteins from one Methanococcus maripaludis C5 genomic window:
- a CDS encoding signal recognition particle subunit SRP19/SEC65 family protein — protein MKEMIIWPAYIDLKRTKNEGRKVPKEFAVQNPKLKDIAGKLKKMGLEYSIEHKKSYPKDPWEICGYIKVKADKRTSKLQILKEICKNMG, from the coding sequence ATGAAAGAAATGATTATATGGCCCGCATATATTGACTTAAAAAGGACCAAAAACGAAGGTAGGAAAGTTCCAAAAGAATTTGCAGTACAAAACCCGAAATTAAAAGATATTGCAGGTAAACTAAAAAAAATGGGTTTGGAATACAGTATTGAACATAAAAAAAGTTATCCAAAGGATCCATGGGAAATTTGTGGATATATCAAAGTAAAAGCGGATAAACGTACTTCAAAATTACAAATTTTAAAAGAAATATGTAAAAATATGGGATAA
- the sucC gene encoding ADP-forming succinate--CoA ligase subunit beta — MKLHEYEAKEIFKENGIPVPKNKLTCGKVDSIEYPVVIKAQVLVGGRGKAGGILFADNLDDANKKIESLIGNTVKGELVEKVLLDEQIKIAKEYYVGVVVNRNEKNNVVIFSTEGGVDIEEVASKTPEKIIKLPLESGKEFLPYLAREMLKKAGIPSAEIPKVADVLCKVYKAFKNMDGILAEINPLVFTEDGKIIAADAVLNIDDDAYFRHKYDKFEEFKKQEKSEFAYVELDGDIAVIGNGAGLTLASMDIVKEFGGEPACFLDVGGGSNRETVKKALLKATSRKNVKGAFINILGGITRCDEVSLGIVDVLKENPNLKFAVRMMGTNEEKGRKILSENGVSFENSMEGAARALTELINS, encoded by the coding sequence ATGAAATTGCACGAATATGAAGCAAAGGAAATTTTTAAAGAAAATGGAATCCCTGTTCCAAAAAACAAACTTACATGCGGTAAAGTCGACAGTATCGAGTACCCTGTCGTTATAAAAGCGCAAGTATTAGTCGGTGGAAGAGGAAAAGCTGGCGGAATATTATTTGCAGATAATTTAGATGATGCAAACAAAAAAATTGAATCATTGATTGGAAACACAGTAAAAGGAGAACTCGTTGAAAAAGTACTCCTTGATGAACAAATTAAAATTGCAAAAGAATACTATGTTGGCGTTGTTGTTAACAGGAACGAAAAAAACAATGTTGTCATATTTTCAACAGAAGGTGGAGTAGATATTGAAGAAGTGGCTTCAAAAACTCCCGAAAAAATAATAAAATTACCGTTAGAATCTGGAAAAGAATTTTTACCATACCTTGCAAGAGAAATGCTCAAAAAAGCAGGCATTCCGAGTGCAGAAATTCCAAAAGTTGCGGATGTTTTATGCAAAGTTTACAAAGCATTCAAAAACATGGATGGAATTTTAGCTGAAATAAACCCGTTGGTATTTACCGAAGATGGAAAAATCATTGCTGCTGATGCAGTTTTGAATATTGATGACGATGCGTACTTTAGACATAAATACGATAAATTTGAAGAATTTAAAAAACAGGAAAAATCCGAATTTGCATATGTTGAACTTGATGGGGACATTGCAGTTATTGGAAACGGTGCAGGACTCACCCTTGCAAGCATGGACATTGTAAAAGAGTTCGGCGGAGAACCTGCATGTTTCTTAGATGTTGGTGGCGGTTCCAATAGAGAAACTGTAAAAAAAGCACTTTTAAAAGCAACTTCAAGAAAAAATGTTAAAGGAGCGTTTATCAACATTCTTGGTGGAATTACAAGATGCGATGAAGTTTCACTTGGAATTGTAGATGTTTTAAAAGAAAATCCTAACCTCAAGTTTGCAGTTAGGATGATGGGGACTAACGAAGAAAAAGGAAGAAAAATTCTATCTGAAAATGGAGTAAGTTTCGAAAATTCAATGGAAGGGGCTGCAAGAGCACTTACTGAATTAATAAACAGTTAA